In the Catenulispora sp. EB89 genome, TCGCGTTCGGACTTCGTGGCCTCGCCGCTGACCAGCTCGATGAGGACGTCGGGGTCGCGCTGGTTGATGGCCGGCACGATCAGGAGATCGGCGTTCTCGGCCAACGCAGGGGGCTGGCATTCGATGACGTGGCCGGCCGCGGTCCGCACCTGCTCGTGGAAGCCGACGGTCGTGACGTGCCAGCGCGGGGCCTGGCTCAGCTGCCCGGCCATCGCGTTGGCGGTGTCCAGGACGTCCAGGACCGACGCCAGGCCGGAGTCGAAGGCGCCCTCGCAGACCAGAACCGCAATGTCCATGTCGGAAATCCTATCGGCGATGTCGTTTCCGCCACTGATGGCGAACTGTGTCGGCGACTTACGGTCGTGGTGCGGCCCGGAGAACCGGACCGAACCGGATGGACGAGGGGAACACCATGAAGATCGGTCTGCTGGTCCGCATCGAGGCCAAGCCCGAGTTCGCGGACCAGGTGGAGAGCGCGCTGCGCGGCGCGCGCCAGCTCGCCGACGAGGAGCAGGCGACGGTGGCGTGGTTCGCCTTCCGCCAGTCGCCCACCGTCTTCGGCGTCTTCGACACCTTCGACGACGAGGACGGCCGCAAGGCGCACCTGGCAGGGCGGATCGCCGCCGCGCTCGGGGAGATGGCGCAGACGATGCTCGCCACCGCTCCGACGATCGCGGAGGTCGACCTGCTCGCGGTCAAGGTGCCCTGAGCCCCGGCAGGTACCGCGGGTACCGGCGGGCGGCAGCGAGCGCCGACGGGCACCGGGAAGGCTCGTCGTGTGAAGCAGCCCGGCGCCGCTGCCCTTGCCGGTACCGCTGCCGGTACCGCAGCCGGCGCCGCAGCCGGCGCCGCAGCCGGTACCGCTGCCCTTGCCGGTACCGCTACCGGTGCCGCTGCCCTTGCCGGTACCGCAGCCGGCGCCGCCGCGCGCCGGGAGGTGTCATCGCACCCGCCGCCGGCCGCACTCGCCGCGCCGGTCACGGCAGTCGGTAGGGGTCGTCGGCGGGCAGCCAGGCGTCCGGCGCGCGAAGCGCCTGATCGTCCACGCCGTCGGCGAGTGCTTCGACGGCGGCGAGGACCGAGGCGCGCTGGTCGTCGCGGCGCCAGACCAGTGACCAGGTCCAGTAGATCCTGGGCTCGACGACCTCGCGGCGGGTCAGGTCCGGGGCCGGCGGCGCGGTCTGGCCCTTCGGAGAGTTGAGCACCGGCCGGCGGATGCGGCGTACGTGGTCGAAGAAGGCACTGCCGGTGATGCCGCCGTTGGCGATGCGGACCGGCTTCGCGCCGGTGGCCCGGCACAGTTCGCGGGCGAAGATGTTCCACGACGCCCAGGACGTCTCGTCCCGGTCCAGCAGCACGCAGGTGTCGGCAGCCGCGATCGGGGTGTCGTCCTCCCCCACGGCGACGGCGTACAGCCGGTCCATGCCGAGCAGCCGGGCGTTCAGGCCGCGGCGCTCCAGGTCTTCGCGCTGGATCCAGCACACCGCCAGGTCCAGGCTGTGGTCGGCGACCCGGGCCGCCTGCGCGTGGGAGGGCGCGACCCAGGCGTCGACATGCACGCGCGCGACCGCCGACAGCCGCCGTTCGAGGTCCGGCGGCAGCCAGTTGACGTAGCCGAGCCGCACCGGAGCGGCCCGGGACAGCTGCGCCGCCGTCCGGTGCAGCTCCTCGGCGCCCTCCACGACCTGCTTGGCCTGCGCCAGCAGCGCCGCGCCGACCGGCGTCAGCTTGACCGAGCGCCGGTCGCGGTCGAACAGCCGCACCCCCAGGTCGCGTTCCAGGGCCTTGATCTGCTGCGAGAGCGAGGGGCCGGCGATCCGCAGGCTCTCGGCGGCGCTGCGGAAGTTGAGCTCCTCGGCCACGGCCAGGAAGTACCGGAGCTGACGCAATTCCACACCCCGATCCTAGGTCCGACCGGCGGCGACGCGGTCACGCGACAGGCCGGCCCACACCGGCGCGGCGACGACGGCCGCGGCCAGAACCACCAGAGCCGCCCACAGCAACGCCTGCCGATAGCCGTGGTGCAGCGCCGGCGTGACCGCCAGCGGCCCGAGGATCTGCCCCACCGAATACCCGGTCGTCAGCAACGCCGCCGAGCGCGCGGAGCCGAGCTGGTTCCCGATCCCGAGTGCGAGTTGGCTGATCGCGACGAACGTCGCGCCGAACAGCACGGCCGAGATCAGCGCGGGCACCACACCGGGCACAACGGCGGGCAGCATGATGCCAAGGCTCTGCAGAAGCAGTGCGCCCGCCAGGAGGCTCGGGGTACTGAAACGGCGGCCCAACACGGCCCACCACGCCGCCGACGGCACCGCCGCCACACCGACGAGCACCCAGGCGCCGGTACCCACCCAACCCGGCGAGGACTGGCTGATGGCGGCGACCAGGAAGGTGCCGGCGATGATGTAGCCCAGACCGTCGAGGCTGTAGCTGACCAGCAACGCGCTTTGGAGGCGCCGGTGCTGTGAGGCACGTTCGGGTTCTTCGGGGACCCGGGCCCGCTGACCCGGAGCCCGGCCCGGCGCGAGTTCCCACGCGACCGCACTGAGGACGAGCACCAAAACCGCCGCAGCCCACCACGCGGTACGCCAGTCACCCACACCGCGCACCACCAGCACCGCCGCGCCCGACAACGCGATCCCGGCGCCGACGCCGCCGAAACCCCAACCGGCCAGCGAAGCGCGATGCCCGTGCAGCCCGTGCAACCCGTTCAGCAGCGCGTGCACCGCGATCACGAACACGACCGCGCTCGTCGCCCCGGCCGCGAGCCGCAGGGTCCACCACCAGGCCACTGATTCGCCGGCGGGCATCAGCGCCAGCGAGGCGACCAAAGCAAGCAACGACCAGCGCAGCGCCGCACGCGATCGCGCCACCGCCGGTACAGCGGTACACAGCAGCGCCCCGGCGAGATACCCGGCGTAGTTCGCCGTGGCCAGACCCGCTCCCGCCGACGTGCCGAGCCCGGCCTGAGCGTGCATCAGCGGCAGAATCGGCGTGTAGACGAAGCGCCCTACGCCGACCGCGGCAGCCAGCGCCGCCGCGGCACGCAAGGTGTGCCACAGCGATGTGTCCGGCGCTGCGTCGACGCCGCCGACCGGCGCCTTCAAGGTGGCGGCTTCCCGGAGTATCAGGACGCACCATCCTGCGTGCCCGGGTCGTTCGGGTGCGAGACCAGCGGCGTCACCACCACCGACATCCACGGCCGCAGCGGCAACGTCCCGAGCACCTTCTCCTGCAACTCCTGCTCGTCCCCGGCGCGCCAGACGCCGATGCTGCGCAGCTCCCCCTCCGGACGCCACAACCGGAACAAGTGCCCGGATCCGGCCAGCTCCGCGGCTCGCACAGCCTCGGCGGACCGGCGCCGATCGACCTCCGCCGGATCGGTGCCCTCGGGGATCGCGGTCGTGATCTCGACCAAGAACTCTCTCATCGCCCGGCTCCTTCGCCACGACGCCACCCGGCGGGCGTCCGTGCGGCCAGATTCCGCCCGGAATCCGGCCGGTCGCCACGACCGGTTTCCAACCTCGTGTGAGGTACAGGCTCCCACCGCAGGTCAGAGTATGCGGTCTCGCGACAACCAGAGAGCCGCCGCAGTGGCTTTTAGTTGACCGGTCGTCTAGTTTTGCTGACGAGGGCAGGCGGTCTGCCGCCCGTG is a window encoding:
- a CDS encoding putative quinol monooxygenase; the protein is MKIGLLVRIEAKPEFADQVESALRGARQLADEEQATVAWFAFRQSPTVFGVFDTFDDEDGRKAHLAGRIAAALGEMAQTMLATAPTIAEVDLLAVKVP
- a CDS encoding LysR family transcriptional regulator, translated to MELRQLRYFLAVAEELNFRSAAESLRIAGPSLSQQIKALERDLGVRLFDRDRRSVKLTPVGAALLAQAKQVVEGAEELHRTAAQLSRAAPVRLGYVNWLPPDLERRLSAVARVHVDAWVAPSHAQAARVADHSLDLAVCWIQREDLERRGLNARLLGMDRLYAVAVGEDDTPIAAADTCVLLDRDETSWASWNIFARELCRATGAKPVRIANGGITGSAFFDHVRRIRRPVLNSPKGQTAPPAPDLTRREVVEPRIYWTWSLVWRRDDQRASVLAAVEALADGVDDQALRAPDAWLPADDPYRLP
- a CDS encoding YbfB/YjiJ family MFS transporter, which codes for MKAPVGGVDAAPDTSLWHTLRAAAALAAAVGVGRFVYTPILPLMHAQAGLGTSAGAGLATANYAGYLAGALLCTAVPAVARSRAALRWSLLALVASLALMPAGESVAWWWTLRLAAGATSAVVFVIAVHALLNGLHGLHGHRASLAGWGFGGVGAGIALSGAAVLVVRGVGDWRTAWWAAAVLVLVLSAVAWELAPGRAPGQRARVPEEPERASQHRRLQSALLVSYSLDGLGYIIAGTFLVAAISQSSPGWVGTGAWVLVGVAAVPSAAWWAVLGRRFSTPSLLAGALLLQSLGIMLPAVVPGVVPALISAVLFGATFVAISQLALGIGNQLGSARSAALLTTGYSVGQILGPLAVTPALHHGYRQALLWAALVVLAAAVVAAPVWAGLSRDRVAAGRT
- a CDS encoding muconolactone Delta-isomerase family protein codes for the protein MREFLVEITTAIPEGTDPAEVDRRRSAEAVRAAELAGSGHLFRLWRPEGELRSIGVWRAGDEQELQEKVLGTLPLRPWMSVVVTPLVSHPNDPGTQDGAS